A genomic stretch from Juglans microcarpa x Juglans regia isolate MS1-56 chromosome 3S, Jm3101_v1.0, whole genome shotgun sequence includes:
- the LOC121258284 gene encoding LOW QUALITY PROTEIN: U-box domain-containing protein 11-like (The sequence of the model RefSeq protein was modified relative to this genomic sequence to represent the inferred CDS: inserted 1 base in 1 codon), with translation MASGALLDLVLDIVTSGPAASGIADGDALLVFRKDCTDLIRRIALLTHLLEEIRNFARSGHSPSSHVSTSYSTSSWSPDLVVALRATKRLLLLAGNFRSSNSSDGAVGKIASQFQCVTWKLEKALSSIPYDHFGISEEVQEQVELVRSQLRRAAERYGSLNSKMLSLVLTQLLDEEIDLQQSGECVIGSLRIQNTGSSNDDVXVLDAIPGSNGPKRRDANPTSNKTERHGNSSDPYEAILANNVGADGLDNPATNSLENVKKPDPVVIPKDFICSISLELMRDPVIVATGQTYERVFIQKWLDSGNATCPKTQQKLENCTLTPNYVLRSLITQWCIDHNIEEQKGLTNGKIKRSDGSFRDVSKEIAAIQALLHKLSSQSSEDRREAAAEIRSLSKRTTDYRVLIAESGAIPVLVNLLTTEDVLTQENAVTSILNLSIYENNKALVMLAGAVPSIVHVLRNGSMEARENAAATLFSLALADENKIIIGASGAIPSLVELLQNGSARGKKDAATALFNMCIYQGNKGRAVRAGIIKALLKMLTDSSSCMIDEALTIMSVLASHQEAKVAIIKASTIPVLIDLLRTGVPRNNENAAAIILALCKRDTNNLAAISRLGAVIPLTELARSGTERAKRKATSLLEHLRKLQQP, from the exons ATGGCCAGCGGCGCACTCCTCGATCTCGTGTTGGACATTGTCACTTCCGGGCCCGCCGCTTCCGGCATTGCCGACGGCGACGCTTTGTTGGTGTTCAGGAAGGACTGTACGGATCTGATCCGTCGGATTGCATTGCTCACGCATTTGCTCGAGGAGATTAGGAACTTCGCCCGCTCCGGCCATTCTCCGTCGTCTCATGTTTCGACTTCTTACTCCACTTCTTCCTGGTCGCCCGATCTGGTGGTGGCTCTCCGGGCCACCAAGCGGCTTTTATTGCTTGCTGGAAACTTCCGCTCCAGTAACTCTTCC GATGGAGCTGTGGGGAAGATTGCGTCCCAATTTCAATGTGTGACGTGGAAATTGGAGAAGGCATTAAGCAGCATACCATATGATCATTTTGGAATCTCAGAAGAAGTTCAAGAACAG GTGGAACTGGTGAGATCACAGCTGAGAAGAGCTGCAGAAAGATACGGATCTTTGAATTCAAAAATGTTGTCTCTTGTCTTAACCCAGCTGCTGGATGAAGAAATTGATCTGCAACAATCAGGTGAATGTGTGATTGGAAGTTTGCGTATTCAGAATACTGGTAGTAGTAACGATGATG ATGTGCTGGATGCTATTCCAGGAAGTAATGGTCCAAAAAGGCGCGATGCAAACCCGACAAGTAATAAAACTGAAAGGCATGGAAACTCTTCTGATCCTTATGAGGCTATTCTAGCAAATAATGTTGGTGCTGATGGTCTAGACAATCCAGCCACCAACAGTTTAGAGAACGTCAAGAAGCCTGATCCAGTTGTAATTCCTAAAGATTTTATTTGCTCCATATCCTTAGAACTTATGAGAGATCCAGTTATTGTTGCCACTGGACAG ACATACGAGAGAGTTTTCATACAGAAATGGCTAGATTCGGGGAATGCAACATGTCCAAAAACTCAGCAGAAGCTTGAAAATTGTACACTCACTCCAAATTATGTTCTTAGAAGTCTAATTACTCAATGGTGTATTGACCACAATATTGAGGAGCAAAAAGGACTAACAAATGGGAAGATTAAAAGAAGTGATGGGTCATTTCGTGATGTTAGTAAGGAGATAGCAGCTATTCAAGCTCTACTTCACAAGCTCTCCAGCCAGTCATCTGAGGACCGTAGAGAGGCCGCAGCTGAAATCCGATCGCTATCCAAAAGAACCACAGATTACAGAGTATTAATCGCAGAATCTGGAGCCATTCCGGTCCTGGTCAATCTCTTAACAACAGAAGACGTGTTAACACAAGAAAATGCAGTTACTTCCATTCTCAACCTCTCCATATATGAAAACAACAAGGCGCTCGTAATGCTTGCTGGAGCTGTTCCTTCAATTGTCCATGTCCTCAGAAATGGAAGCATGGAAGCAAGAGAGAATGCAGCCGCTACCCTTTTTAGCTTGGCTCTTGCAGACgagaacaaaataataataggtgCATCAGGTGCAATCCCATCTTTGGTGGAATTGCTCCAAAATGGGAGCGCTAGAGGGAAAAAGGATGCTGCGACAGCATTGTTCAATATGTGTATTTATCAGGGGAATAAGGGCAGGGCAGTGAGGGCAGGGATAATCAAAGCGTTATTGAAGATGCTTACAGATTCAAGCAGTTGCATGATTGATGAAGCCCTAACTATAATGTCAGTTCTTGCTAGCCACCAAGAGGCAAAGGTTGCTATTATAAAGGCTAGCACCATTCCTGTTTTGATAGATCTTTTGAGAACAGGAGTACCTCGCAACAACGAAAATGCAGCTGCAATTATACTTGCCTTGTGCAAGAGGGACACTAATAATCTTGCCGCCATAAGTAGGCTTGGTGCTGTCATACCATTGACGGAGCTTGCCAGGAGTGGCACGGAGAGGGCCAAACGGAAAGCTACTTCATTGTTGGAGCATCTTCGAAAGTTACAGCAGCCCTAA